One genomic window of Medicago truncatula cultivar Jemalong A17 chromosome 1, MtrunA17r5.0-ANR, whole genome shotgun sequence includes the following:
- the LOC25482993 gene encoding telomere repeat-binding factor 2, with product MGAPKQKWTGEEEAALKAGVLKHGAGKWRIILKDPEFNIILCNRSNVDLKDKWRNLTMTTTSRSRKKTENILFLPPPKVENNNQDSSGISRLDHGIASTSTKIREETRNDSPKATERNDDVNFLSKYEEINEEIFKMMKGLTPEQAVEVTAKAMEEAEAALTKADEATKEAEVAEDEAEAARLFAKAEMKKALKMLKI from the coding sequence ATGGGTGCTCCTAAGCAAAAATGGACCGGAGAAGAAGAGGCAGCTCTAAAAGCCGGAGTACTCAAACACGGAGCTGGAAAATGGCGCATCATACTTAAAGACCCAGAATTCAACATCATTTTGTGTAATCGCTCAAATGTAGACCTCAAGGACAAATGGAGGAACTTAACTATGACGACAACATCGAGATCAAGGAAGAAGACAGAAAACATTTTGTTTCTACCTCCACCtaaagttgaaaataataaCCAAGATTCGAGTGGAATATCAAGACTGGATCATGGGATTGCGTCAACTTCAACAAAAATACGCGAGGAAACAAGAAATGATTCTCCAAAAGCAACCGAGAGAAATGATGATGTCAACTTCCTTTCAAAATACGAAGAAATCAATGAagagatttttaaaatgatgaagGGTCTCACACCTGAACAGGCGGTAGAAGTAACTGCAAAAGCAATGGAGGAGGCAGAAGCTGCCCTGACTAAGGCTGATGAAGCAACTAAGGAGGCAGAGGTTGCTGAAGATGAAGCAGAGGCTGCACGATTGTTTGCAAAAGCAGAAATGAAGAAAGCACTAAAAATGCTCAAGATTTAA
- the LOC25482991 gene encoding multiple organellar RNA editing factor 2, chloroplastic: MAKLLSLSTLPSSLLLPPNRLLSSSTRRPSQVTPSSSFRFTTVQCRVNRAGNSTYSPLNSGNSNFSERPPTDMAPLFPGCDYEHWLIVMDKPGGEGASKQQMIDCYVQTLAKVLGSEEEAKKKIYNVSCERYFGFGCEIDEETSNKLEGLPGVLFVLPDSYVDPENKDYGAELFVNGEIVQRSPERQKRVEPQPQRHQDRPRYNDRTRYVRRKENTR; the protein is encoded by the exons ATGGCAAaactactttctctctctaccctCCCTTCCTCTCTCCTCCTCCCTCCCAACCGCCTCCTCTCATCCTCCACCCGCCGCCCCTCTCAAGTAACTCCGTCCTCTTCCTTCCGCTTCACCACCGTCCAATGCCGAGTCAACCGTGCCGGAAACTCCACCTACTCCCCACTGAACTCAGGAAACTCGAACTTCAGCGAGCGTCCGCCTACGGATATGGCTCCGCTGTTTCCAGGGTGTGATTATGAACATTGGCTTATTGTTATGGATAAACCTGGTGGTGAAGGTGCTTCGAAACAGCAAATGATTGATTGCTATGTTCAAACTCTCGCTAAGGTTCTTGGAAG TGAGGAAGAAGCTAAGAAGAAGATTTACAATGTTTCCTGTGAGAGGTACTTTGGATTTGGATGTGAGATTGATGAGGAGACATCTAATAAGCTGGAAG GGTTGCCTGGAGTTCTGTTTGTTCTCCCAGATTCATATGTTGATCCTGAAAACAAAGACTATGGTG CTGAATTATTTGTAAATGGAGAGATTGTCCAGAGGTCACCTGAAAGACAGAAAAGGGTGGAACCACAGCCACAGAGGCATCAGGACAGACCAAGATACAACGATAGAACAAGGTATGTCCGACGCAAAGAAAACACACGATGA